Within Wyeomyia smithii strain HCP4-BCI-WySm-NY-G18 chromosome 2, ASM2978416v1, whole genome shotgun sequence, the genomic segment TTTACTGCACTTTGTTTCCTTGCGCCGATTAGGTTGTCGTCTTTATTAGCATCTGTAGCTCGATTTATCGGTTGCATTATCGATAATTGGTCATGGTTGATACGTTGAGTAGTCGCAGCGGTAGCATCATCAGCAGCACCGCCATTATTCTCATTGGTAGCTTCAGGTCTCGTTCTTCTGATGGCCGGATGTTGAACAATTTCAGCAAAGCTTTTCGTCAGACGTGGTTGAGATGGATTCGGGGCCTGAAGACGTCGTTTACGGGTGGCTTTTCGTATGGAGATCTTCTCAGTTACTCTCAGTTTCTGGATCTCACATTCATCTTCGTAAATTGGACATTCCTTTGAAAGAGCATGGTGTTCTTGACGGCAATTCACACATACTACTGATGTTGAACAGCTTCCTGCGTGGTAGAGATTCGCGCATTTAGCACAGATCCGGTTTCCTCTGCAACGTTTTTTACTGTGGCCAAACTGAAGGCAGTTAAAGCAGCTCAAGGGAGACGGAACATACTGTTTCACTCTGCAGTTGTAGAAACCGATGTTTGTAGTTGTTGGTAGTTGTCCCAGGTGGAAAATTAGTACGAAAGTAGATGATGGTATCGATTTTCCGTCCATGATGCGATCCTTGAACCGTCTGATTTCAACCACGTATTCGGCTTCAAGTTCTTCCAAGATTTCTTCATCTTTGCGGTACTTGAAGTCGCGACAGTTTATCACTCCCTTGGTAAAATTGAGGGTTGGATGTTCTTCGATCTTGATACCATACTTTCCACACAGAACTGtttatttcaacaatttttccgCCTGTTGTCTATCCACCGACTTTAACATCAGTTTCCCTTCTCGCATCCGACTAATTGTAACGTTAGGAGTAATTTGATCAATtgcctttttaatgaaaaatggcGACACCTTCTCCATTGTTTCAGCTTCATCTGTATGAGTCGGTATTAAGTAGCGTGATCCATTGTTTCCTTCCAGTCGCGCTTCCTTTGCAAACATCTTCTCCTGTAACTCGTTCCT encodes:
- the LOC129720440 gene encoding uncharacterized protein LOC129720440 — translated: MADDPVGGESSWMSGSRCSQLADIDDHEMKKRTTAGMTQKQKKRGIIRNELQEKMFAKEARLEGNNGSRYLIPTHTDEAETMEKVSPFFIKKAIDQITPNVTISRMREGKLMLKSYGIKIEEHPTLNFTKGVINCRDFKYRKDEEILEELEAEYVVEIRRFKDRIMDGKSIPSSTFVLIFHLGQLPTTTNIGFYNCRVKQYVPSPLSCFNCLQFGHSKKRCRGNRICAKCANLYHAGSCSTSVVCVNCRQEHHALSKECPIYEDECEIQKLRVTEKISIRKATRKRRLQAPNPSQPRLTKSFAEIVQHPAIRRTRPEATNENNGGAADDATAATTQRINHDQLSIMQPINRATDANKDDNLIGARKQSAVKQTRNLATEATEGKLTSLKYDKTNTVLDRNPYT